One genomic region from Diabrotica undecimpunctata isolate CICGRU chromosome 9, icDiaUnde3, whole genome shotgun sequence encodes:
- the PIG-M gene encoding GPI mannosyltransferase 1 → MVSLWNKFVNIDYKKHLLISIVLRIILVIYGIHHDQISKLKYTDIDYKVFTDASRHYLEGNSPYNRHTYRYSPLVAIMLIPNITLHHSFGKILFCSIDIIVALLIRLIVKNTIKEYECYKQKDSKKSKLQDISKLKNSNGKNRKKLRQSNKQHLNVTKAELESKNYIDQTSDIAMMLWLYNPMTIAIGTRGNCDTFAGFLVLLTLYFLQCKRYIFLTGIVHGISIHFRLYPIIYSLTYFMFLSKYSFYTTEDRRKNLQKPLAIDETPNLKKLKNIENTIVQTSSMGGHKLVPQSNKTEKQTIFKKEYLVYLVPNLDQLKLISGCLLSLSFLTWYFYSLFGYTFLYETYLYHLLRKDPRHNFSLYFYLQYLTAWVKNIGYWQKALMILPQLVLILVFSVRYGLNRFSLNFSILTQTIVMVIYNGVLTSQYFVWVMAVLPLCLWQIKLSKLMGAVLLLIWYIAQGVWLLPAYLLEFQGQNTFLYIWIQSVSFFCANIAILGRLIMYFMPIHDKSE, encoded by the coding sequence ATGGTGTCATTGTGGAATAAGTTTGTAAATATTGATTAtaaaaaacatttgttaatatCTATAGTTCTTAGAATAATACTAGTGATTTATGGCATTCATCATGATCAGATTTccaaattaaaatatacagatatCGACTATAAGGTTTTCACTGATGCCTCACGGCATTATTTGGAAGGTAACTCACCTTATAATAGGCACACTTATCGTTACAGTCCTTTAGTAGCTATAATGTTAATTCCAAATATTACACTACATCATAGCTTTGGAAAAATTCTCTTTTGTAGTATTGATATTATAGTAGCACTTTTGATAAGATTAATtgttaaaaatactataaaagaGTATGAATGCTACAAACAAAAGGATTCAAAGAAGTCCAAGCTACAAGATATTAGTAAgttaaaaaattcaaatggaaaaaacagaaaaaaacttcGGCAATCAAATAAGCAACATTTAAATGTCACCAAAGCTGAGTTAGAGTCTAAAAATTATATTGATCAAACATCAGATATAGCCATGATGCTTTGGTTATATAATCCAATGACTATAGCCATTGGTACAAGAGGAAATTGTGATACTTTTGCAGGATTTTTAGTCCTTTTAACATTATACTTTCTACAGTGTAAACGATATATTTTTCTCACAGGCATTGTACATGGAATTTCCATCCATTTTAGGTTGTATCCAATCATATACAGCCTAACATACTTTATGTTTTTGAGTAAGTATTCTTTTTACACCACTGAAGATCGCAGGAAAAATTTACAAAAGCCATTAGCCATAGATGAAACTCCAAACTTGAAGAAACTTAAAAACATAGAGAATACTATTGTCCAAACATCCTCTATGGGTGGTCATAAGCTAGTACCACAAAGCAATAAGACTGAAAAgcaaactatctttaaaaaagAATACTTGGTGTACTTAGTTCCAAATTTAGATCAGTTGAAACTGATTTCTGGTTGTCTCTTGTCATTGTCATTTCTAACAtggtatttttatagtttatttggCTACACTTTCCTGTATGAGACATATTTATACCACCTATTAAGAAAAGATCCCAGGCACAacttttctctttatttttacCTACAGTACCTCACAGCATGGGTAAAAAACATAGGGTACTGGCAAAAGGCCTTAATGATACTACCTCAATTGGTACTCATATTGGTGTTCTCAGTTAGATATGGCTTGAATAGGTTTTCATTAAACTTTTCTATCCTGACACAAACAATAGTTATGGTAATATACAACGGTGTACTTACATCTCAGTACTTTGTATGGGTCATGGCAGTTTTACCATTGTGTCTTTGGCAAATAAAGCTCTCCAAGCTCATGGGAGCAGTACTTCTTTTAATATGGTACATTGCACAAGGTGTGTGGTTGTTACCTGCTTATTTATTAGAGTTTCAGGGCCAGAATACATTTTTGTATATTTGGATACAAAGTGTGTCTTTCTTCTGTGCCAATATTGCAATATTAGGGAGACTGATCATGTATTTTATGCCTATTCATGATAAAAGTGAGTAG
- the LOC140449924 gene encoding GEL complex subunit OPTI — MSTKPKTTERNGAAKSNLPSVWTRAFTSNSEWPDKEEFLDVIYWYRQILGIILGIIWGLIPLKGLLGLMLFALINAGIMYFYFNSFQNIDEDEYGGAWELTKEGFMTSFAGFLVTWIIIYSGLYYEVDKFS, encoded by the exons ATGAGTACAAAACCGAAAACAACAGAGAGAAATGGAGCTGCAAAATCTAATTTGCCGTCAGTGTGGACTAGAGCTTTTACATCAAATTCAGAATGGCCAGATAAG GAAGAATTTTTGGATGTCATATACTGGTATAGACAAATATTAGGCATAATACTTGGAATCATTTGGGGACTAATACCTTTAAAGGGCCTCCTAGGACTTATGCT atttGCACTCATAAATGCAGGTATAATGTATTTCTACTTTAATAGTTTCCAAAATATTGATGAAGACGAGTATGGAGGAGCTTGGGAATTAACAAAAGAAGGATTTATGACTTCTTTTGCAGGGTTTCTG GTTACATGGATAATCATCTATTCTGGATTATATTATGAAGTAGACAAATTTTCATAA
- the LOC140450981 gene encoding uncharacterized protein: MEAVKRAKERYRQYPLLLAKCGKEATGYATCVLKRDSIAMNDCKKEFVDFKNCLQKAATSLKTRI; encoded by the coding sequence ATGGAAGCTGTAAAACGTGCTAAAGAACGGTATAGACAGTATCCACTTCTATTAGCAAAGTGTGGCAAGGAAGCTACAGGTTATGCTACTTGTGTTTTGAAAAGAGACAGTATTGCTATGAATGACTGTAAAAAGGAGtttgtagattttaaaaattgtttgcaaAAAGCTGCAACCAGCTTAAAAACTAGAATTTAA
- the eIF6 gene encoding eukaryotic translation initiation factor 6, with translation MALRVQFENNNEIGVFSKLTNAYCLVGIGGSENFYSTFEGELGETIPVVHASLAGCRIIGRMCVGNKNGLLVPSSTFDTELQHIRNALPDTVKVHRVEERLSALGNVIACNDYVALVHPDLDRETEELIADTLKVEVFRQTIASNVLVGSYCVLSNQGGLLHPNTTIVDQEELSSLLQVPLVAGTVNRGSEVVGAGLVVNDWCAFAGMDTTSTELTVIESVFRLNEAAPSNITSKMRATLIESMS, from the exons atgGCATTACGTGTCCAGtttgaaaataataatgaaattgGCGTTTTCTCCAAACTTACAAATGCATACTGCCTGGTGGGAATTGGAGGTTCAGAAAATTTTTACAG TACATTTGAAGGCGAATTAGGTGAAACAATACCAGTAGTACATGCTTCTTTAGCAGGTTGTAGAATTATTGGAAGAATGTGTGTAGGAAATAAAAATGGTCTGTTAGTTCCAAGTTCCACATTCGATACAGAACTTCAACACATCAGAAATGCCCTACCAGATACAGTAAAAGTACACAGAGTAGAAGAAAGGTTGTCTGCTCTTGGAAATGTGATAGCTTGTAATGATTATGTAGCTCTTGTTCATCCAGATTTAGACAGA GAAACAGAAGAGCTTATAGCTGATACATTAAAAGTTGAAGTATTCAGACAGACCATTGCCAGTAATGTATTAGTGGGATCATATTGTGTACTCAGTAACCAAGGAGGTTTGTTGCATCCTAATACAACTATAGTTGATCAGGAAGAATTGTCATCATTGTTGCAAGTACCTCTAGTT gctGGTACTGTAAACAGAGGTAGTGAAGTGGTAGGTGCTGGATTGGTAGTTAATGATTGGTGTGCTTTTGCTGGTATGGATACTACTTCCACTGAACTCACAGTCATTGAATCAGTCTTTAGGCTGAATGAAGCTGCTCCATCTAATATTACATCCAAAATGAGAGCAACTTTAATAGAAAG CATGTCTTAA
- the LOC140450980 gene encoding uncharacterized protein C16orf52 homolog A has translation MDKLTLISGTLFMAADIFAIVSLAMPDWIITDVGGDTRLGLMWTCMTLYNRPQVCFTPDLQPEWLLALVCIFVGCICITTTIILLASSHWDRNVVPYARWVGFTAMVLFCLAAVIFPMGFHVDEIGGQPYQLPGSHQVGISYILFILSLWITVISELFAGKVCLPHF, from the exons ATGGATAAATTAACGTTAATTTCAGGAACTCTTTTTATGGCGGCCGATATTTTTGCAATAGTTAGTTTGGCTATGCCAGACTGGATTATTACAGATGTAGGAG GAGACACCAGACTTGGCTTAATGTGGACTTGTATGACTCTGTATAATAGACCTCAAGTATGTTTTACTCCTGATCTTCAACCAGAATGGCTTTTAGCTTTAGTGTGTATTTTTGTTGGATGTATTTGTATCACAACTACCATTATTCTTCTTGCATCTTCGCATTGGGATAGAAATGTGGTACCTTATGCAAGATGGGTAGGATTTACAGCAA TGGTTTTATTCTGCTTGGCTGCAGTGATATTTCCAATGGGCTTTCATGTGGATGAAATAGGAGGACAACCTTACCAGTTACCAGGCAGCCATCAAGTAGGCATCTCATACATTCTTTTCATTCTATCTCTGTGGATTACTGTGATTTCAGAATTATTTGCTGGAAAAGTATGCCTTCCACATTTTTAG